The sequence below is a genomic window from Streptomyces sp. NBC_00289.
ATCAAGCTTGGTTACTCGCGCTCGGGGACCAGCCACTACGCCAGCGCCGTCTCCATCAGCTCGGGCCAGACGAAGCGCAACACGTGGTCGCTGGGGGCCAGCGCCTATTGCTCGAACATAATCGGCCTGATGAGCGCCGGCAGCACGTACCAGACGCCTACCTCGCACTGCTGAACCAGAGCCCCATGGCCCCGCCCGTCAGGGCGGGGCTCTGTCCTCAGTCCCGCTCGCCTTGACCTGACCACGCAAGGAACCGCGCCGTGTTTTCCGCGATCTTCCAGCACCACATCGGCTATCTGGCCGTGTGCACATTGATCGGCCTCATTTGCGGCGGCGCAGCGTGGACGCTCGCCCATAAACGGAGGAACCCTCACGGCGCATGGTGGTCCGGACTCGCCTTTGTTCTCACCGGCGTCCTCGGTGTCACGTTTATGGGCGCCGACTCGGCCAGCGGCGCATGCGTCCTTAGCCATGAATTCGCCGAGCCCTTTCACACCACGCAAGGGTTGTGGAACCTTGCCATGATGGTCCCCGTTGGCGCATGCGCCCTCTTGGCCATCCGTCGCCCGCTACCTGCCCTATTCGGCGTCATCGCGCTGCCCCTGGCCATCGAGTTCACTCAGGCCACCGTCAATGGCCTAGGACGCGTATGCGATAGCTCAGACGCCGAGATGAACATCATCGGAGGTTTGATGGGCCTCGCCCTCGTTGCGATTGTGCTCACGATCCGCCACTCGCTCGCCTGGCAGGCGGGCATAAAGGGGACGTTGATTGCCTTCACGACACTGATCCTCCTGGGATCGGGACTAGCGCGCCCGATGCTCGACTTCACGAACGTTGACGGCAGCAGCCTCGCCGACGCAGACTCCGAGCAGAAGCAGGCCGTTGAGGCCGCCGTGAAAGAGGCATTCGGCGACCGTTACAAGATCGGGCAGCTGTACGAGCAGCCGTGTGGGGACTCGTCATGCACCAACATCATCTTCAACCTGCACAGCCATGAAGACGGACACTCTGAAGCCTTCGGCACGGGGAGCCTTTCCTGGCCGGACAGGAAGCACCTGAACGTACAGCTGGAGAACAGCGACCGGCCTACCGCCATGGGATACCCGGTGGAAGGCGCGAAAGCCCCGTCTAGCGATGCAGCAGCCTCTCGAGTCACGAAGTCGTACGCCCAGCGAAGGTATCCGTGGGCGATAGGCGCGACCATGACAGAAACGGTCCCCGTGGGGGTAAAGGCCGAACTCGGCTGGATCACAGCCTGGAGGTGGACTCACAACAGCGTTCTGATGCCCAGGATGTTGGACGTCCAGGTAGACAGGGCCGGGCGTGTATCTCAGATTGACGTCACCCTTGGCCCGACCCGGGCAGAGATTCCCAAAGCCAAACTTGACGCCGGGCAGGCCGAAAAGGCAGTAAACAAGGCGGTAGCGGCACAACTTCGAGACAATGGAAACACTGGCGCAGAATGGCACAGCAAAGCAGTCACCGTAAAGGCGGTCGAGCAAGACGGCAATTGGCAGCCGAATTGGCTTGTGAACGTGGCGTGGCCCAGCAACGGAGAGAGCGATGCTTCGCAGGAGGCGGCAGCGGTTGACATGTACCGCGTGAACGCCGTCACCGGCCAGGTATACGACAGCGGCGGGCACCTTCTCAAGACCAGCTGACCCGGCGTCAACAAGTTCCGCCCCAGCCCGAGGCCGAACGGGAGCATCCCACCCCTCCCGAGCTGGATGCCGAGCGATGCAATAGAGCCCCCGCACTGGATGGCTCGGGTACTCCTTCGCGTGCAGCTACGGCCGCAATGACAATTAACGAGCGTGTCGCGTCGGCGGCGCCTGCCGCGTCCGCCGTCACCCGGATGTCCCGTCCGTCGATAAGCTCGACGCTCCCATGGTCCCCCATCTCGGCGCTCCGCCCGGTAGGGAATGCCGCGTCCTCCGCCGGCGAAACCGTCCCTGTCGTGGCCGGTCCACCGTCCGTCGCCGTCGCCGTCGCCGTGGGCGTGGGCGTGGGCGTGGGCGTGAGCGTGAGCCTGTGGGGTGGGTGAACGAGACCCGCGAACCGCGGCCCGCTCTGACAGAGGGGGAGCTGTTGGGCCGAGCCCCACCCCGGTGGGGAACCGGGTCTTCCTGAGGGCT
It includes:
- a CDS encoding VanZ family protein, with product MFSAIFQHHIGYLAVCTLIGLICGGAAWTLAHKRRNPHGAWWSGLAFVLTGVLGVTFMGADSASGACVLSHEFAEPFHTTQGLWNLAMMVPVGACALLAIRRPLPALFGVIALPLAIEFTQATVNGLGRVCDSSDAEMNIIGGLMGLALVAIVLTIRHSLAWQAGIKGTLIAFTTLILLGSGLARPMLDFTNVDGSSLADADSEQKQAVEAAVKEAFGDRYKIGQLYEQPCGDSSCTNIIFNLHSHEDGHSEAFGTGSLSWPDRKHLNVQLENSDRPTAMGYPVEGAKAPSSDAAASRVTKSYAQRRYPWAIGATMTETVPVGVKAELGWITAWRWTHNSVLMPRMLDVQVDRAGRVSQIDVTLGPTRAEIPKAKLDAGQAEKAVNKAVAAQLRDNGNTGAEWHSKAVTVKAVEQDGNWQPNWLVNVAWPSNGESDASQEAAAVDMYRVNAVTGQVYDSGGHLLKTS